The sequence below is a genomic window from Desulfobulbaceae bacterium.
GTTTTTCCGAGGTATTTAATGACATGACGCGCCGGTTGCGGGTTTCCCTGGAGGAGCTCGACAACTACAACCGGTCCTTAGAGCACAAGGTCAGCGAGAGAACCAGAGAGTTACGTGAAGCCCAAAGTGAACTCCTGCAGCAAGCCCATGAGGCCGGTATGGCTGAGATGGCGGTTGGCGTCCTCCATAATATCGGCAATGCCATCACCCCTGCTAAGGTTGACGCCGCTTTGCTGCAACGCCGTCTGCGAGACTCCGCTATTCGGACCAATCTGCCCAAGGCATTCGAAAAAATTCATGCCGCACTCGAACACCCGGGTCAACTCTCCGCTGAAGATAAACAGCGATTGCTAACAATTATCAAACTCCTGCCCAAAGGAATTATAGAAGAATATGACCAGGCAATCATAGAATTGAATAAAATTTGTACAAAGCATGAACATATAGAAGGAATAATCTGCCTGCAGATGAGATATGCCCGCCTTATAGGGGAAGAAGAGAGGATAAACCTGAACCGGGTTGTCAATGATGCCCTGACAATGTTGGCTGATTCGTTGACCCACCGTGCCATAACACTTGACGTTCAACTTGCCGAAATTCCACCAGTACGAATTGAACAAGCCAAGATGATTCAAATCGTCATCAACCTGATTAAGAATGGTTATGAAGCCATGGATAGCCCGGATCTTTCAGAGAGAAAACTCTCAATTGCAACAGCCTTGCAACATGGCTCCCCGGCCCAGGTTGTGTTGTCGGTCAGTGACACGGGCTTCGGCTTTGACCAGGAAGAAGAGAAAAAATTGTTTCAGTTCGGGTACACGACAAAGGTAACAGGGTCCGGGTTCGGTCTTCATTCTTGCGCCAATTTTCTCATTGCTCACAATGGCACCCTCTCCGCCTACAGTACTGGAAAGGGACAAGGGGCTAAATTTGTGGTAAAACTTCCAGCCATTACCGAAGAGTCATAAAGAACCCCTTTCCCCAGAGGGTATTTTGTGATACAAAAAAAATGTATCTATTCAGGTTGATGGGGCCTTCAGGTTGAAGGCTGTCAGCCAAAGCAACACGAAACATTCAATATTGGAACACCATGGTTGACACAAATCAAAAGATACTTGTCATTGACGATGACCAAGAGATATGGAAGGCCTATAAAAAGGTTCTTGAATACCGGAGTCTCCCAGAAACTTCCACCGGCAAGCAACTTGCCGCCCTGTTGACAGAAGGGATAAACACTCCTGGCCCAGAGTCCCCACACCAACCTCACTTTGAACTTAGTTACGCCTCCCAGGGCCAAAATGGCTATACAATGCTGAAAGAGGCTGCCGCCTGCGGCAGCCCTTATTCTGTAGCCTTCATCGATATCAGGATGCCTCCCGGCTGGGACGGGATGGAGACTGCCGCCCGCATCAGGCAGTTCGACCCCAATGTCGAAATTGTTATTGTCACGGCCTATACAGACCGTTCACGGGAAGAGATTGTCAGAACGGTAGGGGCGCCGGAAAAGTTGCTTTTCTTACGCAAGCCCTTCGACCCGGAAGAGCTTTTCCAACTGGCCCTCTCTTTAAGTGAAAAATGGCGGCTCGGTCATATGGAGGAAATAGCCAGGGCCGCCCTGAGCGAGTCTGAAACCCGGTTCCGCTGCTTAGTTGAAACAACTCCTGATTTTGTCTGGGAAATGGACATTCAGGGAAAGTACATCTATTGTTCTCCGGCCTGCGAAAGGATTTACGGTTTCCGGCCTGACGAGTTGATGGGACAACCATTTTATACAAAATTACTGCCGCAGAACAGGGCCGAGGGCTACCGAAAATCCTTTGAACAAGGGTTAGTAGACTTTGATTTTCTGGCAGGAGCACAGGGCCACTGCTGGCAGAACCGAGACGGTTCCGAGGTGCATATCGAATCAAGCGCCACCCCAATCATCGATGAACAGGGCCAACTCACAGGATTCAGGGGGATTGACCGCAATGTTAGCGAGCGCAACAGGATCCTTGCCGAGAAAAAAAGTCTTGAAGAACAGTTCAGGCAGGCCCAGAAGATGGAAGCCCTTGGCACCTTGGCCGGCGGTATTGCCCATGACATGAACAACCTCCTCACTCCCATCCTGGGCTATGCCGAGATGAGCCTTATTGACGTTCCACCGGACACCCCCTTGTTCAATGGCTTAAAAACTATTTCCCAAAGTGCCAGCAAAGCCGCAGACCTTATCAGCCAGATCCTGATCTTCAGCCGAAAAAAGAATTTTACCCCTGCCATTCTTGAGCTGAATACTGTTATTCAGGAGTGCACTAAAATGCTCTCAAGAATGATCAGAGAAGACATTGATCTCCAATTTACATTGACGGAGCACTCCTGGCCGGTCTTTGTTGACAAGGGACAGATAGAGCAAGTTCTGATCAATCTGGTGGTCAACGCCCGCGATGCAATCCATGGCAACGGTACAATTGTCGTGAGCACCGCCAACGTTTCAATCCCACCTGACCAGATGATAACGGACACCAACAAGAGTACTTTTTGCGGTGATTATGTGGTCCTTGCTGTTCGTGATACAGGGTCGGGCATAGAATCGGAGATCCTTGAAAAGATTTTTGAACCATTTTACACCACCAAGGAGGTGGGAAAGGGCACGGGTCTGGGTCTGGCGACGGTGTATGGTGCCATCCATGAATTTGATGGCCATATTGTTATCGACAGCACCCCCAACCAGGGAACAACATTTAACCTCTATCTGCCCCGCTCACAGGATGGGCCTCGACAAAAGGCGCCTGAGGCAATAAGTCCAGCTGTCGTTGGCGGCACAGAAACCATCCTGGTCGTTGAGGATGACCCGACCGTTCAGCGTCTGGCTGTAGCCGTTTTACAGGAACTAGGGTATCTGGTTTTATGCGCCGACAACGGTATTTCGGCACTGACAGAATTTGATTCTGCCGATGGCAACATCGATCTTCTCGTCTCTGATGTGATTATGCCCCTGCAAAACGGTGGAGACCTGGCGGCAACCCTTAGAGAAAGGAGTCCTGACCTGCCAGTACTTTTTTTCAGTGGCTACCCCAAAGACATTGCCCCACAGCATCTGTTGAGCTCTTCAAACACCAGTTTTATCCAAAAACCTTTCAGTACCCGCGACTTTGCCGCAAAGGTCCGAGACATCCTCGACTGGAAGCAATAATTGTTTTTTTAGGCGCACCTCAATTGACAGAGTTAGTAAAAAGAACTAAGTTGCAGCTACTGTTATTTTGACGAAACCTCCACTACAGGCAAGGTTAAGGTGTTTGTAGGATGGAGAGGAATAATCATCTCGCGTCAAGCATTACCCCTGCGTATCATGACAAATCGCCTCCCACTCCTTGCTTTTGCAATTATTCTTGGTCTGCTTGTCTTCCTGGTCGGCAGCTCAGGTGACCTAAGACACGGCTTTGCAGACCGTGGGGAAAAATTCTATTACTTCAATCCTGACTCTCCCCAAAGTAATATGTCCCGCTTAAAGGTAGAGATGGATTCTTTCCTCAAAGAGGCAAATTTCGCCTTCTCGTTTACCCCTTTTGCCCGTTTTAGTGATTTTGATCGTCTCAGCAAGGTTGTGCCACCAAATTTTGTTCTGTTGCCCCAGTGGTATTTTGAGGAGAACCGGGAAAAGATGCAATTTATCCCTCTCCTCATCCCAACCCGTAATGGCACCACCTCCTACCGGAAATTATTACTCACATCTAAAAACTCGGACACCACGCTCTCAACCCTTTCAAAAAGGACCATCGCCATGACCTTTCTGGGAACCGATGGCTATTCAGGTCTGGGCAAGCTGCTTCTTGCCCAGCACCACATAAACGTCAATGATGTTAACATCATCGTGACCCCCAAGGATTCAGATGCACTTTTCGCGCTGGTCCTGGGCCAGGTCGACATGGCTCTGGTGAGTGAAGAGAATTTAGCAAGTATTGGCAAGGTCAATCCAATAATTTCGGAATCAGTTCGGACCTTGACAGAAACCATCCCAATATCCCTGCCGGTATTGTGTTATAGAAAAGGAACAATAACGCTAGAAAAAGTAGAAGAGATGAAAAAGCTCTTTTTAGGAAGTAATAAGAAAGCAGTCGCAATCATGGACATATTACAATTCGATGGCTGGCAAGAATATTATAATTAGGGTGGCAATCATCCTCCTGTTTTGGCTCTTTGTCGTTCCTTCCGGGGCAAAAGAGCAGACCTCTATTGCTGTCCTTCTCAGCAGCTCTGAGGATATCTATGCCGAGACAGCAGCCGCCTTTGCTTCTGAGGTGGGGCTTCCTGTGCATATCTATAATCTGCAGGGTGATGTGAAAAAAAACCCAGACCTCAAGAAAGAACTCTTCGCCGATAAGCCCAGTCTGATTTTTGCCTTGGGGGCCAAAGCTGCCTATGTCGCAAAACTGTGGACAAAGGATACGCCGGAGATCAAGGTCATTTTCTCAATGGTTCTCAACTGGCAACAGTACCATCTCCTTGAGGGTCAGGACAATGTTGCCGGCATTGCCGCCGAAGTCGCACCCGGCACCCAGTTTGTCAACCTGACCACGATCATGCCAAAAATCAAACGGATTGGGGTTATCTACAGTGAAGAGAACTCAAGCCAGATTATTGCCGACGCCAGGCAGAAAGCACGGGTCCTTGGCGTGGAGCTTGTGGCAATTCCCATCGACCGTCCCGAGGCCTTCCAAACGGCCTACAAAAAGATCCGTTGGCAGCTTGATGCCTTCTGGGTCCTTAATGATCCGATCACATTCAGCCTTGAAAACATGGCATGGCTGGCGGAAAAATGCATCAAGGATCGGTTAATCTGCCTTGGTCAGTCGGAAAATATTGTAAAACAGGGATTATCCATCTCGGTTAACACGGAGTCAAGAGACATCGCCAGTCAGGCCGCCTCACTGGCACGAAACATTCTGCTCGGCAGCCAGAATGTGAAAGAAATAGGGGTGATGCCACCCTTGGGTACTAATATTGCCATCAACATCAAAACCATCGGCAAAATTGGTGTCCAAATAGATCAACTCACCCTTAATATGGCCACCACGATTTTTGACGAGTAGTCCCCAAAAGAGCGCTCAAAGTCTGTCCGCAAAGAAAGAAGCTTGCTCTCCTCGCCCTACGCCAACAAACCAAGTTCCCGAAGCTGGCCTTGAAGTACGCCGGTAGTGACCGGTTTAGTCAAATAGGCGTTACATGCCCCTCTCCCGTATGCATCAACAATATTGCCGCTGTCGGCCAGTGCCGTTATCATAACCACCTTGACCCGATCAGCGGCGGCAATGCCGGTACTCACCTCAATTTCGCGAATCTTCGTTAAGGTCTCTTGACCGCCAAGTTCAGGCATCATAATATCGAGACAAATCAAGTCATATGGTTCCTGCCGAAACAGAGCTTCTTGAAATTTATCCACCGCTTCCACACCATTCATTGCCTCATGGGTGGTCCCGTAACCTGACATCACATCCTTCAACAATTCACGACAAATCGACTCATCTTCAACAACAAGTGTTTTCATTCCGTGCATCCTCCCCATAGATTCACTACCCAAAATGTTTATCAACTGTGGCAATTCTGCTGTGAATAGGCGGCACAACCAGATCATCAATCCACACATCCAAGACCGTTGGTCTACCGCAAGCAATAATATCATCAATCAATTCCTGGCTCAGGGGATTGTCCATATCAATCCGAATGCCTCTTGCTCCGAGCCCTTCCGCTACCTTTACGAAATCCACCCGTGTAAAACGGGACGGCAATCCTTCCGGTATCGGCTTTTTAAAGAGCCGACGCCCATGATACACCATCCCCAACATGGCATTATTAAAAACCACCCAAATAACCGGCACCTTATGCTCAACTGCGGTGGCCACCTCAAACCCATTCATCAGAAACGAGCCGTCACCCACCATAGCCACCACCGTCCGGTCTGGCACCGCGAGTTTAGCGCCAACCGGCGCCGCAACGGCATACCCCATTGAACCAAATCCCAACGAGACAAAAAAAGAGTAGGGCTTACAAATGACCATGTGGCGGATGGCCCAGGCCATGGTAGTGCCGATATCGGCAAAATAGATGGTGTCGGCGGGGCAATAGTGCTGCAGTTCCATAACTAAGCGCTTGGGATGGTAGAGATTTTCTCTGGTACTGATATCCTCCTTAACGATGGAGTGCCTCGCCTTGATTTTAGCAAGGTTCCCTGCCACATTCTCAGATGACCGTGCCGTACTCCTGGCCGATCGTTCATCCACAATGGCCTTGCTGAGCTCTTTAAGGTTCATGCGGGCATCACCGACCAGACCCACCGAGGCACAGTAATTCCGACCAATTTTCTCAGGATCGATATCAATGTGGATAAGATGGTCAGCTGGGCCGATCCGCTCATCCCATCCACTGGTCATCATCTCGCTAAAACTGGTACCAACCCCCAGGAGAACATCAATATCTTCTCCGGTAATATACTCTTTTGCCACCGGGTTTCCGGCAAAACCGAGCACTCCAAGGGAAAGAGGGTGGTTTTCAGGGAATACCCCTTTGGCCTTTGGTGAGGTAGCCACCGGCACCTGAAGGAGTTGGGCCAATTCAAGGAGTTCATAGGCGGCCCTTGACATTACAACACCCCACCCGGCAATAATAACCGGTCGTTTGGCCTTAACCAACAATTGGGCCGCCTTTCGGACCGCTTCCTCATCAAAGAGCCTGGTTGTAGACAGAAGGGTACAAATCCCCTGGTCGGTAACATCTTTTTTCATTAAATCAGTGGGCAGATTCAGGTGGGTCGGCCCGGTCGGGCCGGTCATGGCCAGACGTACCGCCTTTTGCAGCATATACTGAGCCCGGCTCTCGGTAATCAGCATGCCGCTGTACTTGGTAAAATTTCGAAAAATATTGGTAATATTCACACCTTCCGCACCGGACTCCTGGATCGCCCCCTTTCCAAAGACCGAGATGGCAACCTGGCCGGTAAGGGCCAACACCGGAACGTAGTCGGCGGAGGATGAAGCCAGGCCGTTGATCAAATTCGCGGCACCCGGCCCGGCCGTCGCGGTACAAACACCAAGTCTGCCGGAAATCCTGGCAAAGCCGTCGGCCATAAAGGCCGCACCCTGCTCATGCTTGGCGATAATTGGTTTAATACCCGCCGTATTTTCATAGAGGGCCACATTAAGGTCTTCAATGGCCCCACCCGGAACCCCAAAGATATATTTGACCCCGAAATCACCCAACAACTTGATCATTAAGTCTGCAGTATTCACGAATGCCTCTCCTTTGTGGTAATTTTCCTTTTTCCCACATTTATCTTCACATAACTACCAGCAGCTGGTAAATAGTTTTTCATCATTTCCCCCCCAGTTTTTTTCACAGCACATGCTATTGAGATGCTCTACCACAAAGGAGCAGTTATTATGTTTACGTTTTATTATCGATCAGTTATCACCAGCTGGAAGATCTATGGTCTTGGCAAGGTTTTTTTTGCCCACTTAATCGGTGAATTCTTCTTAAGAAGTATTGCCTTTACTTGTCTAGCCCTGGACAACATTTTTTTCCCTGATTTCCAAAAGAAAAAGGTTGTCCGGCCCATCTTTATCATCGGCCATCCCAGAAGCGGCACCACCTTCCTCCACCACCTGCTCACCTCTGGAAAAAACACAGTGGCCTTTAAGGCCTGGCACCTGCTCTTTCCGGCGCTTTGCGCCCGAGTCCTGCTTAAGCCCCTGGTTAACTCACTGGTAAAAAAAGGGAAAAGCGAAATCATGCCGGACTGGACCGGCCACCAGATGGCCCTGGAGAAGACCGACGAAGAAGAGATGCTCTTCCTGCATACCTACGACACCCAGTTTATCCCCATCGGCATCCTTGGCTTTGATGACCGGGAGTATCCGGAACTTCGTTATAATGACCAGCAACCTTACGAATACAGGATGAAGTCCATGCGCTTTCTGGACGGCTGCTTCAAGCGGCAAATCCATTACACCAGCAAGCAGCAGATCATTGCCCAGACCCACTTTTCAACCCACCGGCTTAAGACCATGCTGGAGTTTTACCCGGATGCCAAATTTATTTACATCCTGCGCAGCCCCTATCATGTGGTGCCATCCTACCTCTCCCTTCTACACAACTCCATCAAGTTCCGCTGGGGAATAGAGCCGGTGCCGGAGGAGATCCTGCAGCGCTATTACCAACGGCGTTACCAGGCCATCATCGATCTCTACCGCTACTTTGACACACTGCAAAAAAACAATAAACTCCCCTCAGATCGGGTTATGGTGTTGCCCTACGATCTGCTGATTTCAGATCTGACAGGAGCAGTACAAAAAATTGTCGATTTTACAGGAATCGAATTTGATGACCATCTCCGGCAGCAGGTGACTCAAAGGGCCGGCAGCCAGAAAAAATATCAAAGGAAACATCAAGTCATGGACCTCAAGGAGTTCGGGCTGACAGAAGAAATGATCACCAGGGATTTTGACTTTATCTTAAAAAAAAGCGAATCATAATCTTAGCTTCGCAGCGGATACTTTAATCGGCAGAGGGAAATGCCACTCCCTGCTGGGCGTACCCCCCGTCAAGATCGACAACCGCCCCTGTCATCCAGGAGGCCTGATCAGATACCATAAATCCGGCAAGTTCGGCAATATCCTCTGCCCTGCCCACCCGACCGAGGGGATGATATTGCCCGAAACCAGCCATGAGTTTGGCCGACTCTTCCTTTCCAAATCTTTGCGCATGGTCGCCTGTCCCAAGGCTCCCTTAATTACACTGTACAGGGGCAAGCCAAGCATATGACGGCTGGCGGCGGCCGAACCGATATTGACGACAATCCCCTTTGAAACCTTTAAATATGGGAAGGCGCGAACAGTGAGTTCAAGCGTGTTGGTCAGATTGGCGTTAATCCCGGCTTGCAACTGCGCGTAGGCCATATCCTGTAAAGGCATGGGCACAATTGAAGGCCTGCTCAGTGCATTATTGACCAGGATATCCAGCCCGCCATGCCTTTCGTCAATCAGTGCGAGCAAAGGCGCAATTGTTGATTGGTTGTCGATATCAAAACAGCACGGAAAGGCTTGTCCCCCGCACTTAACTATTTCCTCCGCTACCCTTTCCGCCGAGGCCAATGTGCGACTGGTAATTGCCACGCGGGCGCCAAGACTGGCAAGGTGAAGGGCGATTCCCTTGCCGATCCCGCTTGAACTTCCTGTGACCAGGGCTATTCGGCCATGTAACTTTTTCATCAAAGTTCCCTTTCTTACTCTCTTGCGGGAAGTGGTCTTGGCGCAATACCCTGGTAATCAATATCATTGCATTGCAGCGGGAAAAATGCCTCAGGAGGGTTGTCAGCCGCCTCGGCATAACAGGCATGAACACCGGAATTCACCATCATGCTAGATATTCGATATATTTCTGTAGCATTAAAGCCTAAATCACAAAGAAAAGCCGTAAGGTATCCAGCTAAGTTCATACTTTCGTTGAATTTTTCACCAATGACTGCCTCAAGTTCGAGTGCAAGTTTAAGATGATCTCCTTTGCCGAAGTCTAATTGCTTTGCAGTTCGTAACATTGCCGCGACGCGCTCATCTCCTTTAGCCACGGGACGCCCATACCCAACGATGTTTGGAGGAGAAGTCGGACGACGTTGATGTTTACTTATAATCTCCTCAGCTGAGAGGCCATTCTTGTGCATTTCCAGGGCCTCTGATATAAAATTTGTTGCCGCTAAAAGTGTGCCCGGCCCATACATATTTGAATCAGATGCAAGAGTCCCACTGCAAACCGCAGCAACTGGTGAACAGCGTAGTGTTCCAGCTAAACTGCCGATCTGATTACACCACACTCGGGCATCAGGCCAGCTCAGGCAAATAAAGAGTGCCTCAAACCAGTCTGCAATCCTACGCTCAGGCAAACGACCAGTAACATTAAGGATTAGAACCTGAAAAAACGTTGTGCTTCCCACCAGATCATCCAACATGGAATAGCCGCAATTATAAACAGCCTCGCCAATTATCCAGCCGCCCCTCTTAGTGAGTATTCGACCCCGAAGGCTATCCCAGAAAGAGGTATCAACTCCCATGTTATTTCCCGGCGGCTTCATCAATAACGTAATTTTTTTCATCCAGAAAAGGCATGCTGGAGATAGGTTTGTTCAACATCTCCAGGCTATGAGCTAATAATCCAGGTGCACACATAATTTGATACAACCCGCCCCCCGCCCTTGGAGGCAAACCGAGGTCACAGAGAACAGCTCCAGCAAGACCTGTACTCAACCAACCCATTTCATGCGGTTTCAAAACATTAACAAAATCATTCCCCCACTTAATAGCAGGGCCACATGCAGACAATTTACTTAATATCAAGGATATTTCTTGAGCTAAAGGATCAATCCCACCAAAACGAGAGCCAAAACCTGGGGCAATATGCCAATCGCCATCACTCTCACCACCCTTTTTTTCCATCAAAAGAGTATTGGCAACCAAATCGGGAGACAATTTCATATTCTTCCGAAAAAATCGAATACTCTCCTCAACCTCTTCAGCCCCAAGGTGTTTACCGCTCAAAACAGAGAGAGAAATTGGCAAAAGATGTACTGGCTTTGTACGGCTCACAGCTGCATTCATCCCAGCCCTTGTGGCAGGATTCCTAGGACCGAGATTGATCAACGCAACCATTAATGTTTCTAAAAGCTTTCCTTGCGCTCGGGTCGGTAACTCGCCGGTAAAAAGAAGATAAAGCACGTCTACATAACCACGATTCTGAATAAGTTCCAATTGATCGTAGCCGTGGCATAGACATTTTTCGGCTAAATATGGGTTAGTGGAAGAAGGCAATTCATTCCAGATTTTTGTAACAGTCCTGACATTAAATCCTTCTGATGCTCTTTTCGCTTCCTTGATTTGTTTTCTTGCCATAACTTAGATTAATAGCTCCAGCGCACTTCCGCCCAGACTGCCCGGCTCTCCATTGGGTAGTCATTGGTAATATAGGCCCCGTAAGCTCCGGCACCGGCAACATACGGGCTAGACTCCCGGATATCCTCGTTAAAGAGGTTCCGTACCGCTAGGGCCAGATCCACACGGTCAAGGACATTGGTACGCCGCAGAGTCAGGTTGACAAGCTCATAATCTTCAATATCTGGCCGGGGATCGCCGCTGGCCCGGCGCCGACCGGCCACCCAGTAAAACTGGCTATCCAGAGACCAGTCATTGGCAAAGGTCCAATGGGGATTGACATACAATTGCTGGGAAGGGGCATCGTTGGTGAGCTCACCGGTTTGCCGATCCTTGGAGCGCTGAAAGGCGTAGTTACTGCTGACTCGTAAGCCCTCCGCTACCTGCCATTCGGCTTCCACCTCAAAACCTTGCCCCTCCTGGTCCTTATAATTCTGGGCCTGTAAGATGCCGGGCGTGGCCGGATCAGCGACATATTCAATCAGGCCGTCAATGGTGTAGGTAAAAAGGTTGAGCTTAGTGCTCAAGTTGGTGGTGGGCTGATAGTCAAAGGCCAACTCATAGGTGTCAATGGTCTCCGGTTTCAGGTTCGGATTCCCCTTTGCCTGAGCGTTGTTCTGGAAATACTGCTCGCCAAAACTTGGCGCCCGGTAGGCCCGGCCGTACATAAGCTTGGTGGTCAGGTCATAGCGGGTCTCCCAGACCAGAGCGGCCCTGGGATTGGTGGTGGAACCGAAATCGTCATAATAGTCATAACGCACCCCACCCGTCAGAGTCCATCGTCTGGCAAAGTTCCACTCATCCTGCACTGAGATATTCCAGAGTTTGCGGCCGTGGTCCTCCATAAAGTTATACGGCGTGTTCTTGATGTTAACCAGTGGTCCATACTGTACCGCTACGCCAGAGCCAAAGTTCTTAAACTGGTCCGTATCCGTGTCAAAAAACTTCCAGCCCAGAGAAACCCGCCAGAGATGATCGAGTAAGCCTTTATAAAGAGCAGTAGTCTCCAGGCCGGTGTACTTAGTTTCGGCAATAGGATTGCCCAACATATAGGCCGGATACGTTGGTGTGGTAAGCTCAAAAAAGTTATTGGATTTGTTGTAGACCGAATACAGCCGTAGGCTCAGATCCAGATCGTCGCTGAAAAACTTCTTATCCCGATACTCCAGATCACCCATAAAACCGCGACTGTCATTTCCACTGTTATAGGTAATCACCTGCGTGGCACCGGGTCCCATACCGGCATTTTCTTGCCAGTAACCATAGAGCTTCAGGCTGAAGTTGTCTTTACGCAAGCCCCAATGGGTGGTCACCAGATCATACTCGGTATCCAGATGACCGGGGGTGTTGGAAAAGGCGGAAGCCCCGATGGCGTCGAGATAGTCACGACCTACCACCCGGTTGTTGTCGCCGCTGGTCTTCTGGGTCTCCACACTGCCGTAAAGATCCCAGCCGGCGTAAATGCCGCCGTGCTGGAGCCAGAGATCCGAGGTGTTAAAAGAGCCATAGCGCATCCCGGCCTTAGTGCCGTCGATTTCAATGCCGTCCTTGGTAATCACGTTCACCGTGCCGGCAAAGGCGTCCGCCCCATGTACGGCCGAGCCCGGCCCCCGCACCACCTCGACCCGGGAGATCATGGCCACTGGCATGTGAAAAAGATAGGGACGGGTTCCTGTAATTGTTTCACTCAAAGGAATGCCATTGATCAGCAGAAGGACCTGGGGGTTGACACTGGTATGGATGCCGCGGACCGACCAGATGGAAGACATGTAGGCGGAATTGGAGGGGGCGACATGCAGGCCGGGCACGGTCTCCAGGATCTCATCCAAGGTGGTGGCCCCGATCTCTTCAATATCCTCCTTACTGATCACCGAGGCAACCGAAGGGGCCAAATGCACAGGGATCTGGGAGCCAGTGGCGGAAACCAGCAAGCGGTCGGCCCGATAGACATCCTCCTCTTGGGGACCACTGCCAAAGATCTTTTCAAAGGCGGAAATCTCTTCCGGGGAAACAGCTGACTGGTTGGATTTGGCTCCTGCAACCATTGGATAACTCCCTAATAAGATAGCCGCAGTCATGAGTAGTGCTTTTTTCATTATTTCTCTCCTCAATTGCTGTTGAGTAGGTCCGACTTTTACTGGGGGGTGAGCAAATTCAAATTTACAGGAAGAGAGGTCCCGGTATTTCAGATAGTCAAGTCATCTCCACCTTACAAAGAGTCTAGATGTCCAAAACAACTTAAGTCAAGATTTTTTATGAATAGAGTTGCCTGACAAGGACAACTAGCGCAGCCAGTAGACAACATAACAACCAACAAGACAGCGGATAATAGTTTTATGGAGTTCCTTATTCTCATAGAGAATTCCCATCCCATTCGTGGTTGGGATCTGATTACTCTGTTTAAGATTACCATGGGACAAGACACAAGCCCCCCGAAGAATGTAATTTCAGACAAAAAAATAACGAGAAGAATGCAATAACGAAAAATTAATATAATTTAGATCTGTCAGTTTAAAATATTTTCCACTAAACAGAGCGTTTTGAGGAGATTTTAGTCCAATTGGCTACAACATTTTTTGAGTTATTGCGGATGGCAAAAAGGTCACTTAAACAAAAAAAAAGGAGTTAACCGAAAACGGCTAACTCCCTATTTTTACTGGCTCCTCGAGCAAGACTCGAACTTGCGACAAGGTGATTAACAGTCACCTGCTCTACCAACTGAGCTATCGAGGAACACAAATTATCGCTCAGCAACAGCCGGGCAATATAGCAACTCAGAATTAAGTCGTCAACACTTTTAGAACAAAATTTTCCCTTGACGTTTGCAGGGGGATAAGCTATTTAGTCTACTTCTGTTTCGTGTCGGGGCGTAGCGCAGCCTGGTTAGCGCGCCTGCCTTGGGAGCAGGAGGTCGAGAGTTCGAATCCCTCCGCCCCGACCACACAACTAACCAATTATTAGAAGGGGTTACCGATTTAATGCGGTAACCCCTT
It includes:
- a CDS encoding response regulator, with the translated sequence MVDTNQKILVIDDDQEIWKAYKKVLEYRSLPETSTGKQLAALLTEGINTPGPESPHQPHFELSYASQGQNGYTMLKEAAACGSPYSVAFIDIRMPPGWDGMETAARIRQFDPNVEIVIVTAYTDRSREEIVRTVGAPEKLLFLRKPFDPEELFQLALSLSEKWRLGHMEEIARAALSESETRFRCLVETTPDFVWEMDIQGKYIYCSPACERIYGFRPDELMGQPFYTKLLPQNRAEGYRKSFEQGLVDFDFLAGAQGHCWQNRDGSEVHIESSATPIIDEQGQLTGFRGIDRNVSERNRILAEKKSLEEQFRQAQKMEALGTLAGGIAHDMNNLLTPILGYAEMSLIDVPPDTPLFNGLKTISQSASKAADLISQILIFSRKKNFTPAILELNTVIQECTKMLSRMIREDIDLQFTLTEHSWPVFVDKGQIEQVLINLVVNARDAIHGNGTIVVSTANVSIPPDQMITDTNKSTFCGDYVVLAVRDTGSGIESEILEKIFEPFYTTKEVGKGTGLGLATVYGAIHEFDGHIVIDSTPNQGTTFNLYLPRSQDGPRQKAPEAISPAVVGGTETILVVEDDPTVQRLAVAVLQELGYLVLCADNGISALTEFDSADGNIDLLVSDVIMPLQNGGDLAATLRERSPDLPVLFFSGYPKDIAPQHLLSSSNTSFIQKPFSTRDFAAKVRDILDWKQ
- a CDS encoding thiamine pyrophosphate-binding protein; amino-acid sequence: MNTADLMIKLLGDFGVKYIFGVPGGAIEDLNVALYENTAGIKPIIAKHEQGAAFMADGFARISGRLGVCTATAGPGAANLINGLASSSADYVPVLALTGQVAISVFGKGAIQESGAEGVNITNIFRNFTKYSGMLITESRAQYMLQKAVRLAMTGPTGPTHLNLPTDLMKKDVTDQGICTLLSTTRLFDEEAVRKAAQLLVKAKRPVIIAGWGVVMSRAAYELLELAQLLQVPVATSPKAKGVFPENHPLSLGVLGFAGNPVAKEYITGEDIDVLLGVGTSFSEMMTSGWDERIGPADHLIHIDIDPEKIGRNYCASVGLVGDARMNLKELSKAIVDERSARSTARSSENVAGNLAKIKARHSIVKEDISTRENLYHPKRLVMELQHYCPADTIYFADIGTTMAWAIRHMVICKPYSFFVSLGFGSMGYAVAAPVGAKLAVPDRTVVAMVGDGSFLMNGFEVATAVEHKVPVIWVVFNNAMLGMVYHGRRLFKKPIPEGLPSRFTRVDFVKVAEGLGARGIRIDMDNPLSQELIDDIIACGRPTVLDVWIDDLVVPPIHSRIATVDKHFG
- a CDS encoding PhnD/SsuA/transferrin family substrate-binding protein; this encodes MTNRLPLLAFAIILGLLVFLVGSSGDLRHGFADRGEKFYYFNPDSPQSNMSRLKVEMDSFLKEANFAFSFTPFARFSDFDRLSKVVPPNFVLLPQWYFEENREKMQFIPLLIPTRNGTTSYRKLLLTSKNSDTTLSTLSKRTIAMTFLGTDGYSGLGKLLLAQHHINVNDVNIIVTPKDSDALFALVLGQVDMALVSEENLASIGKVNPIISESVRTLTETIPISLPVLCYRKGTITLEKVEEMKKLFLGSNKKAVAIMDILQFDGWQEYYN
- a CDS encoding response regulator produces the protein MKTLVVEDESICRELLKDVMSGYGTTHEAMNGVEAVDKFQEALFRQEPYDLICLDIMMPELGGQETLTKIREIEVSTGIAAADRVKVVMITALADSGNIVDAYGRGACNAYLTKPVTTGVLQGQLRELGLLA